A window of the Lolium perenne isolate Kyuss_39 chromosome 7, Kyuss_2.0, whole genome shotgun sequence genome harbors these coding sequences:
- the LOC127311338 gene encoding palmitoyl-acyl carrier protein thioesterase, chloroplastic: MAGSVAASGFFPNPGSSPASLARGSKSATGELPETLSVRGIVAKPNTPPAAMQVKARAQALPKVNGSSKVNHRTTDKDETVPYTNPKTFYNQLPDWSMLLAAVTTIFLAAEKQWTMLDWKPKRPDMLVDTFGFGRIIQDGLVFRQNFLIRSYEIGADRTASIETLMNHMQETALNHVKTAGLLGDGFGATPEMSKRNLIWVVSKIQLLVERYPSWEDMVQVDTWVASAGKNGMRRDWHVRDYNTGQTILRATSVWVMLNKNTRRLSKMPDEVRGEIGPHFNNDRSAITEKQGEKLAKPGDKVNDPSTKQFVRKGLTPKWGDLDVNQHVNNVKYIGWILESAPISILEKHELASMTLEYRKECDRDSVLQSLTNVSGECVDSSSGSAIQCDHLLQLESGADVVKAHTKWRPKRAHGEGNMGLFPAESA, translated from the exons ATGGCGGGCTCTGTTGCCGCCTCGGGGTTCTTCCCCAACCCAGGCTCGTCCCCGGCATCACTGGCCAGAGGTTCCAAGAGCGCGACCGGCGAATTACCTGAGACTCTGAGCGTTCGCGGGATCGTTGCGAAGCCCAACACGCCTCCCGCGGCCATGCAAGTGAAAGCTCGGGCTCAAGCGCTCCCCAAGGTTAACGGCAGCAGCAAGGTTAACCACAGGACGACTGACAAGGACGAGACGGTGCCTTACACCAATCCCAAGACGTTCTATAACCAGCTGCCGGACTGGAGCATGCTCCTTGCAGCTGTCACCACCATCTTCCTGGCTGCCGAGAAGCAGTGGACGATGCTTGATTGGAAGCCGAAAAGACCTGATATGCTTGTCGACACGTTTGGCTTTGGTAGAATCATCCAGGATGGGCTGGTGTTTAGGCAGAACTTCTTGATTAGATCCTACGAGATTGGCGCTGATCGTACAGCTTCTATAGAGACATTAATGAATCATATGCAG GAAACGGCTCTTAATCATGTGAAGACTGCTGGTCTTCTTGGAGATGGTTTCGGGGCTACGCCGGAAATGAGTAAACGGAACTTGATTTGGGTCGTCAGCAAAATTCAACTTCTTGTAGAGCGATATCCCTCATG GGAAGATATGGTTCAAGTCGACACATGGGTAGCTTCTGCTGGAAAAAATGGCATGCGGCGAGATTGGCATGTCCGAGACTACAATACAGGCCAAACAATCTTGAGAGCTACAAG TGTTTGGGTTATGCTGAATAAGAACACTAGAAGACTTTCAAAAATGCCAGATGAAGTTAGAGGTGAAATAGGCCCACACTTCAACAATGACCGTTCCGCTATAACAGAGAAGCAGGGCGAAAAGTTGGCTAAACCAGGGGACAAAGTTAATGACCCTTCCACCAAACAGTTCGTAAGGAAGGGGCTTACT CCTAAGTGGGGTGACCTGGATGTCAACCAGCATGTGAACAATGTGAAGTATATTGGGTGGATCCTTGAG AGTGCTCCAATTTCAATACTGGAAAAGCATGAGCTTGCAAGCATGACACTGGAATACAGGAAGGAGTGTGACCGTGATAGTGTGCTGCAGTCACTTACCAATGTCTCAGGTGAATGTGTGGATAGTAGCTCAGGCTCTGCCATCCAGTGCGACCATCTGCTTCAGCTGGAGTCTGGAGCTGATG
- the LOC127316223 gene encoding uncharacterized protein, translated as MSGRFDPNRTSKAPLTKAQVASRVNHITKANLAEDWSYGLAPCDRNHPPARVFERQNAEDGDLATKRWTPDLVDPADQAGDHAGDDDLPQAPDLGGQGEHNPPPSPEHQEEEEEPATSGTGPIPAVPLRSRPPSTTATSAPKGTKRAGSTAALEAKAKKQRRQQPKKVPEQAGAPIKFAQGGGSRQAPRVVSPLPRQRREQTPQPSSRAPTPPPPATGASSFAVPLASAPDRGTRVEPTRQPTADDMDQQWLKMGLEFIKFKIK; from the exons atgtccggccggttcgatccgaaccggacgtccaaggcgccgctcaccaaggcccaggtggccagccgggtgaaccacatcaccaaggcgaacttggcggaggactggagctacgggctggcgccctgcgacaggaaccatccaccggcgcgg gtttttgagcgccagaacgccgaggacggcgacctggcgacgaagaggtggacgccggatctcgtcgatccggctgaccaagccggcgaccatgccggcgacgacgatctgccgcaagcgcctgatctaggcggccagggggagcacaatccgcccccttcaccagagcaccaggaggaggaggaggagccggcgacgtccggcacggggccaatccccgccgtgcctctgcgctcgaggccgccaagcaccacggcgacttcggcgcccaagggcacgaaacgagccggctccaccgccgccttggaggcgaaggcgaagaagcagcgccggcagcagccgaagaaggtcccggagcaagccgg ggcccctatcaagtttgcccagggcggcggctcccggcaagctccgcgcgttgtgtccccgcttccgcgccagaggagggagcagacgccgcagccttcctcgcgcgcacctacgccgccgccgcctgcgacaggggcttcttccttcgccgtgccgttggcctccgcgccagatcgcggcacgcgggtcgagccaacgcggcagccgacggcggacgacat
- the LOC127313726 gene encoding uncharacterized protein, whose protein sequence is MVYLKEVWVRITGIPAKWLTWKTICQVSTALGVLVNIDWHGIFRSFYKEVRVKVSNEGEPIDLDDDDGEDPGHTYEEGKLEDDADIGDDFRALDKNKTGGSNSKMETDPSIPSGNSGPRAAQMSLETSVQAKVFGKEAHIPNESVLVVRRAEDNIGKNLIQQFDDESDDDVEDINVGMEVIVSSKPDLPVPPMAWKEKKQWGPVQATRMSSRIPRDGKSVTEKAQDLKKEKNLEIPKANQRRRKKQICKLQGEDGMVEDNKGIVAPLTLQRCSVEDSVEGGRKRGAGGDVEQDGGGGGVARLPPLLLWPEPG, encoded by the exons ATGgtgtatcttaag GAGGTGTGGGTCAGGATTACTGGCATTCCTGCTAAGTGGCTCACTTGGAAGACTATTTGCCAGGTGTCCACTGCTCTTGGAGTCCTTGTTAATATTGACTGGCATGGCATCTTCAGAAGCTTCTACAAAGAAGTTAGAGTCAAAGTCTCT AATGAGGGTGAGCCTATTGatctagatgatgatgatggtgaggaTCCTGGTCATACTTATGAAGAAGGCAAGCTTGAGGATGATGCTGATATTGGGGATGACTTCAGGGCTCTGGACAAGAATAAAACTGGGGGGAGTAATAGCAAAATGGAGACTGATCCTTCCATTCCTAGTGGAAATTCTGGTCCTAGGGCTGCTCAAATGAGCCTGGAGACAAGTGTCCAAGCTAAGGTGTTTGGCAAGGAGGCACACATCCCTAATGAAAGTGTCTTGGTGGTGAGAAGAGCTGAGGATAATATTGGAAAGAATCTGATTCAGCAGTttgatgatgagagtgatgatgatgtggAAGATATCAATGTTGGGATGGAGGTCATAGTGAGCAGCAAGCCTGACCTTCCTGTGCCTCCAATGGCTTGGAAGGAGAAGAAGCAGTGGGGTCCTGTTCAAGCAACCAGGATGAGTTCAAGAATCCCTAGGGATGGCAAGAGTGTGACTGAAAAAGCTCAAGACCTCAAGAAGGAGAAAAATTTGGAGATTCCCAAAG CAAACCAGAGGAGGAGAAAGAAACAGATTTGTAAACTGCAGGGTGAAGATGGGATGGTTGAGGATAATAAAG GGATTGTGGCGCCACTTACTCTACAACGTTGCTCAGTGGAAGATTCTGTTGAAGGAGGAAGGAAGAGGGGTGCTGGCGGCGATGTTGAGcaagatggggggggggggggggtagctcGGCTGCCGCCGCTGCTGTTGTGGCCGGAGCCTGGTTAA